The Chitinivorax sp. PXF-14 genome contains the following window.
TCTCGCGAGCGGCCAAGTCCATTCCCCTGTCACCGCAGGTCAAGGCGCTGCTGCAGGTCGAGGCCGACAGCCTGACCCCGGCCGAGCTGATGAACGCCATCCTCAAGGCCCCGGTGGATCTGCTCTATAACGGCGGCATCGGCACCTACGTCAAGTCCGGCACGCAGAGCCAGGCAGAAGCGGCCGACCGCGCCAACGATGCGATCCGCGTCAACGGCGCCGAGCTGCGTGCCAAGGTGTTCGGCGAAGGCGGCAACCTCGGCTGCACCCAGCTTGGCCGCGTCGAATTCGCGCTGAACGGCGGCCGCATCTACACCGATGCGATCGACAACTCGGGCGGCGTCGACTGCTCCGACCACGAGGTCAACATCAAGATCCTGCTGACCGGGCTGATACAGGCCGGCGACCTCACGCTCAAGCAGCGCAACACCCTGCTGGCCGAGATGACCGACGAGGTGGGCGAGCTGGTACTGCGCAACAACTATCTGCAGACCCAGGCCATCAGCCTCGAATCGAGCCAGATGCTGCCGCTGCTGCCAGCCCATATCCGCCTCATGCACAGCCTGGAGAAGGCCGGCAAGCTGAGCCGCCGCCTCGAATACCTGCCGAGCGACGATCAACTGGCCGAGCGCCGTACGAGAAGCCAGGGCGTGACCAAGCCAGAGCTGGCCGTGCTGCTGGCCTACAGCAAGATGGACCTGTTCCAGGACGTGCTCGACAGCAAGCTGCCCGACCAGCCCGGCATGGATCAGCTGCTGTTCGACTACTTCCCCAAGGTGCTCGGCGAGCGCTTCCCGGCCGGTATGAAGAGCCACGCGCTGCGCCGCGAGATCATCTCGAACCAGCTGATCAACGAGACGATCAACCGCATGGGTTGCAGCTTCGTCGTCCGTCTGCGCGAGGAAACCGACGCCAGCGGCGCCGACATCGTGCAGGCCTGGCGCGATGCCTGCCGCCTGCTCGACGCCGGCAGCCTGTTCGACGCCATCGAGGCGCTGGATGGCGATGCCACCCGAAATGCGCACACCGCGCAGGCGGGCGGCAAGCAGGCGTCAGGCGGCGGCGCCAGGGCAAGCAGCCAGTACGCGCTGCATATCGAACTGCGCAAGCAGCTAGAACGGCTGACCCGCTGGGTGCTGCGCGAAAAGCTCGGCAACCCGGATCTCGGGCAAACGCTCGATGGCCTGCGCGACGCCTTCCAGCAGGCGGTGGCACAAGCACCGCGCTGGCTGGCCTACCGCGCCGATCTGGCGGCCAATGTGCAGGGCTTCATCGCCGACGGCATCCCGGCCGAGCTGGCGCAGCGGATCGGCTATCTCGATGCGATCGTCGCGCTGCTCGACATCGTGCTGCTGGCACAGCAGGCCGGCCAGCCGGTCGAGAATGTCGCCACCAGCTATTTCCGCCTCGACGAGCTGCTCTCGCTGACCTGGCTGCGTGCCAATATCGACGCCCTGCCGCGTGAATCGCGCTGGCAGACGCTGGCCCGCATGTCGCTGCGCGACGAGCTGTACCGCGAGCAGCGCAACCTGGTCGAGCGCGTGCTCAAGCAGGGCGAGCTCGATACCTGGCTTGCCGCCAAGCAGGATGCCATCAACGGCGCGCGCCAGTTGCTGGCCGAGCTGCAGAGCGAGAAGCAGACCGACATCACCATGTTGTCCGCCGCCTTACGGGAGCTGCGCATCCGTTTTGCGTAGATCGGCACCAGGCAAGCAAAAAGCCGGCTTCATGCCGGCTTTTTGCTTGGTTCGGCCACCGCTTAACGAGCGGGTGTCCGTTGTCGCTGCAGATACCCCAGGGCCAAGAGCCCCAATGCCGCCAGCAGCATCGTCGATGGCTCGGGCAGGCCGGTCGGTGTCGGGTTCGAACCCAGGCCCGTCAGCGGCGCCACATCGTCAATCGCACCGAAGCCACCGAAGATGTAGGTGGGGTTGGTTGGGTCGGTGATGTCACCGCTGCTGCGATAGTCGATGAAGGTGATCGAGTTGCAGCCGGCAATCAGCGCATGCCCCTGGCCATCGACCGCGCCCTGGTCAAAGTCGCAATTGATCCCGCTGCGCGTTTTCAGCCCGCCGCCCGTCGTCGCGTCGATGGTCCCGACAGCGCCGTCGCCAAACAGGGTGATCAGGCTGGTGTAGGGGTCGTAGATCATGCCGTGCGCCGGCAGCAGGCTGGTGTAGAGCCGCGTGGTGGCGAACGTCGTCATATTGAGCAGGCCGACATTGCCAAAGCCGTTCGGCGAGCCGTTGACGTAGAAGACATTGCCGCCCGGCGTGAATGCCACCTGCGTCAGGCCGGTATCGCTGCCGCTCAGGCCATGCAACGTCCCTGCCGCCAGAGGGGCGATCGGCACGTCGACCAGGGCGCCGCCGAAATTACTGGTCCAGACCTTGTTGCCGCTCGGGTCCAGCGCCAGATGGTAGCTGGCGCCCTGCGAGGCGCCGGAGCCCACCAGGGCGCCGGCCGTGGTGACCTCGTAGACAAAGCCGGTGCCGGCGCCGCCGATCAGCAGATTGCCATTCGGGGCGAAGATGATGCCATCCGCCCCCGGCAGCGCCGCGATATTATTCGCGCTGCCCAGCGCGGCATTGTTGGCGACGTCGTCATAGCTGTAGCTGACACTATTGACGTTGTTGCCGCCGTTGTAGTTGGTGTAATAGAGCGTGCCGGAAAACACGGTAGCCTGAACCGGCACGGAACA
Protein-coding sequences here:
- a CDS encoding PEP-CTERM sorting domain-containing protein — encoded protein: MKQPVCSKISALALAVAGLACSVPVQATVFSGTLYYTNYNGGNNVNSVSYSYDDVANNAALGSANNIAALPGADGIIFAPNGNLLIGGAGTGFVYEVTTAGALVGSGASQGASYHLALDPSGNKVWTSNFGGALVDVPIAPLAAGTLHGLSGSDTGLTQVAFTPGGNVFYVNGSPNGFGNVGLLNMTTFATTRLYTSLLPAHGMIYDPYTSLITLFGDGAVGTIDATTGGGLKTRSGINCDFDQGAVDGQGHALIAGCNSITFIDYRSSGDITDPTNPTYIFGGFGAIDDVAPLTGLGSNPTPTGLPEPSTMLLAALGLLALGYLQRQRTPAR